The Winogradskyella schleiferi genome has a window encoding:
- the gcvP gene encoding aminomethyl-transferring glycine dehydrogenase, whose product MDTTSFALRHIGPSSDDQKAMLDTIGVSSMEQLITETIPDNIRLENDLDLDAAMSEQEYLSHIYKLSQLNKVYKSYIGLGYHPTNLPAVIQRNILENPGWYTAYTPYQAEIAQGRLEALLNFQTMVMDLTGMEIANASLLDESTAAAEAMALLFAVRERSQKKANVNKFFVSDLVLPQTIDLLETRAIPIGIELVIGNEAEYNLSDEYFGALLQYPGKNGQITDIKSFIEQANTKNIKVAVAADILSLVKLEAPGKFGADVVVGTTQRFGIPMGYGGPHAAYFATKEAYKRDVPGRIIGVTKDTNGNRALRMALQTREQHIKRDKATSNICTAQVLLAVMAGMYAVYHGPKGLTFIADKVKNSASTLADALVNLGLEQSNSHYFDTLQIKADAVKVKYEAEKSEVNFHYPDTHTVTISINETTTISDLNEIISIFEAVTGNTTDKIETVSHIETIPEDLKRQSDFLTLEIFNTYHSETELMRYVKRLERKDLALNHSMISLGSCTMKLNAASEMLPLSWPNWGNLHPFAPVNQPIGYKLMLNELENQLSEITGFAATSLQPNSGAQGEFAGLMVIRAYHESRGDHHRNICLIPSSAHGTNPASAVMAGMKVVVTKASENGNIDVDDLKEKAELHKDNLSALMVTYPSTHGVYESAIKDITQIIHDNGGQVYMDGANMNAQVGLTNPGNIGADVCHLNLHKTFAIPHGGGGPGVGPICVAEQLVPFLPGNPIIKTGGHQAISAISGAPFGSSLVCLISYGYIKMLGYRGLKKATEVAILNANYIKERLKGSYPTLYSGEKGRAAHEMIIDCRDFKANGIEVTDIAKRLMDYGFHAPTVSFPVAGTMMIEPTESESKAEMDRFCDAMISIRKEIDTADKDEPNNMLKNAPHTLDMLTSDEWLLPYSREAAAFPLDFVRDNKFWPSVRRVDDAYGDRNLICSCAPIEDYMEA is encoded by the coding sequence ATGGATACAACCTCATTTGCACTCAGACACATTGGCCCAAGTTCAGACGACCAAAAAGCCATGTTAGACACTATTGGTGTTTCAAGTATGGAACAGTTAATTACGGAAACCATTCCAGATAATATACGCTTAGAAAACGATTTGGATCTAGATGCTGCCATGAGTGAACAGGAGTATTTGAGTCACATATACAAATTATCACAGCTCAATAAAGTCTATAAATCTTATATCGGTTTAGGTTATCATCCTACTAATTTACCTGCCGTTATTCAACGTAATATTTTGGAAAACCCAGGATGGTACACAGCTTATACGCCTTACCAAGCTGAAATTGCCCAAGGTCGATTGGAAGCTTTATTAAATTTCCAGACCATGGTTATGGATTTAACAGGTATGGAGATTGCAAATGCATCACTTTTAGACGAAAGTACTGCTGCAGCAGAAGCCATGGCATTATTATTTGCCGTTAGGGAACGTAGCCAAAAAAAGGCTAATGTCAATAAATTTTTTGTTTCAGATTTGGTATTACCACAGACTATAGATTTATTAGAAACCAGAGCAATTCCTATCGGTATTGAATTGGTAATTGGTAACGAAGCCGAATACAATCTCTCTGATGAATACTTTGGCGCTTTATTACAATATCCAGGTAAGAATGGTCAGATTACAGATATAAAATCTTTTATAGAGCAAGCCAATACCAAAAATATCAAAGTAGCTGTTGCTGCAGATATCTTAAGTTTGGTGAAGCTTGAAGCACCAGGGAAATTTGGTGCAGATGTCGTGGTCGGAACGACGCAACGTTTTGGGATTCCGATGGGTTATGGTGGTCCTCATGCGGCCTATTTTGCCACTAAAGAAGCTTATAAACGTGATGTTCCTGGTCGTATTATTGGTGTTACAAAAGACACTAATGGCAACAGAGCCTTGCGAATGGCTCTGCAAACACGCGAGCAACACATTAAACGTGACAAAGCCACTTCAAATATCTGTACAGCACAAGTATTACTGGCGGTTATGGCTGGAATGTATGCGGTTTATCATGGGCCAAAAGGCTTGACTTTTATTGCAGATAAAGTTAAAAATTCTGCTTCTACGCTCGCCGATGCTCTAGTAAATTTAGGATTGGAACAATCAAATTCACACTACTTTGATACACTTCAGATAAAAGCTGATGCGGTAAAAGTGAAATATGAAGCTGAAAAAAGTGAAGTTAATTTTCACTATCCAGATACACATACTGTAACCATTTCTATAAATGAGACGACTACCATTTCAGATTTAAATGAAATTATTTCAATTTTTGAGGCTGTAACAGGAAATACCACAGATAAAATTGAAACCGTATCCCATATTGAAACCATTCCTGAGGACTTAAAACGTCAATCCGATTTTTTAACTCTGGAAATTTTCAACACTTATCATTCTGAAACCGAATTAATGCGATACGTAAAACGTTTAGAGCGCAAAGATTTAGCCTTAAACCATTCTATGATTTCGTTAGGTTCGTGCACCATGAAATTAAATGCTGCTTCAGAAATGTTACCACTGAGTTGGCCAAATTGGGGAAACTTGCATCCATTTGCACCAGTAAACCAACCCATTGGTTATAAATTGATGTTGAATGAACTTGAAAATCAATTGTCCGAAATTACCGGTTTTGCTGCCACTTCGCTTCAACCAAATTCTGGTGCACAAGGAGAATTTGCCGGATTGATGGTTATCAGAGCCTATCACGAATCTCGAGGTGACCATCATAGAAATATCTGTTTGATTCCATCGTCTGCGCATGGTACAAATCCGGCAAGTGCTGTAATGGCAGGAATGAAAGTGGTCGTGACCAAAGCGTCGGAAAATGGAAATATTGATGTTGATGATTTAAAGGAAAAAGCGGAACTGCACAAAGATAATTTGTCTGCACTAATGGTCACTTACCCTTCTACACATGGTGTTTATGAATCTGCAATTAAAGACATCACGCAGATTATTCACGACAATGGTGGGCAAGTATATATGGATGGTGCCAACATGAATGCCCAAGTAGGTTTAACTAATCCAGGGAATATTGGGGCAGATGTTTGTCATTTAAATTTACACAAAACCTTTGCGATTCCACATGGAGGTGGTGGACCAGGCGTTGGACCAATTTGTGTGGCCGAACAATTGGTACCTTTTTTACCAGGAAATCCCATAATTAAAACAGGAGGTCATCAAGCTATTTCAGCCATTTCTGGAGCACCATTTGGATCATCTTTAGTGTGTCTTATTTCTTATGGTTATATCAAAATGTTAGGTTATAGAGGTTTGAAAAAAGCAACCGAAGTAGCCATATTAAATGCCAACTATATTAAAGAACGATTAAAAGGGTCTTATCCAACTTTATATTCTGGCGAAAAGGGAAGAGCTGCTCACGAGATGATCATTGATTGTCGTGATTTTAAAGCCAATGGCATCGAAGTTACAGACATTGCCAAACGTTTAATGGATTATGGTTTTCACGCACCAACAGTTTCATTTCCAGTTGCAGGAACTATGATGATTGAACCTACCGAAAGCGAAAGTAAAGCAGAAATGGATCGTTTTTGCGATGCTATGATTTCAATTCGTAAAGAAATTGATACGGCCGATAAAGATGAACCAAATAATATGCTCAAAAACGCACCTCACACTTTAGATATGCTGACATCAGATGAATGGTTGTTACCATACTCCAGAGAAGCTGCGGCATTCCCATTAGATTTTGTCAGAGACAATAAATTCTGGCCAAGCGTTAGACGTGTGGATGATGCCTATGGAGATCGTAATCTAATTTGTAGCTGTGCGCCAATTGAAGATTATATGGAAGCCTAA
- a CDS encoding 3-oxoacyl-ACP synthase III family protein, translated as MAIRITGTGSYIPSIIEKNENFYNHQFLNADGSTINSPNEVIVEKFKAITGIQERRYIKEDLLNSDIAFFASQKAIEDAKIDKETIDYIIVAHNYGDLKHNNQQSDTVPSIASRVKHLLKIKNPKCVGYDLLFGCPGWIEGVIQAKAFIASGLAKRCLVIGSETLSRVVDKHDRDSMIYSDGAGAVIIEESKEDGGILAHESATYALDEAHFIYFGETNNPEITDQRRYIKMYGRKIYEFALSNVPKALKSCLEKSGKSITDVKKILIHQANEKMDEAIVQRFYKLYKMQMPEHIMPMTITMLGNSSVATVPTLYDMILKGQLEDQSINKGDVIMFASVGAGMNINAIVYQY; from the coding sequence ATGGCGATTAGAATTACCGGAACAGGAAGTTATATACCTAGCATTATAGAAAAGAACGAGAATTTTTACAATCATCAATTTCTTAATGCCGATGGCTCAACTATTAACAGCCCGAATGAAGTTATTGTAGAAAAATTCAAAGCCATAACTGGTATTCAGGAACGGCGTTACATTAAAGAGGACTTATTAAATTCTGACATTGCATTTTTCGCCTCACAAAAGGCCATTGAAGATGCTAAAATCGATAAGGAAACCATAGATTATATTATTGTTGCCCATAATTATGGTGACCTAAAACACAATAACCAACAAAGTGATACCGTACCTAGTATTGCTTCCCGTGTAAAGCATTTATTGAAAATCAAGAATCCAAAATGCGTAGGTTACGATTTACTTTTTGGTTGTCCTGGCTGGATAGAAGGTGTTATTCAAGCTAAAGCATTTATTGCCTCTGGTCTCGCTAAACGTTGTTTGGTTATTGGTTCTGAAACCCTTTCTAGGGTTGTAGATAAGCACGATAGGGATTCCATGATTTATAGTGATGGTGCTGGTGCGGTAATTATAGAAGAAAGCAAAGAAGACGGTGGAATTTTAGCACACGAATCAGCAACTTATGCTTTGGATGAAGCTCACTTTATCTATTTTGGGGAAACCAACAATCCAGAAATTACAGATCAACGCAGATATATAAAAATGTATGGTCGTAAGATTTATGAATTTGCGCTTTCCAATGTTCCTAAGGCCTTAAAGTCTTGTTTGGAAAAAAGTGGCAAATCCATTACTGATGTCAAAAAAATATTGATACATCAGGCGAATGAAAAAATGGATGAGGCGATTGTGCAACGATTTTACAAGCTATACAAGATGCAAATGCCAGAACACATCATGCCAATGACCATAACTATGCTTGGGAATTCCAGTGTGGCAACCGTGCCTACCTTGTATGATATGATTTTGAAAGGACAGCTTGAAGATCAAAGCATCAATAAAGGCGATGTCATTATGTTTGCAAGCGTTGGTGCTGGTATGAATATTAATGCTATTGTTTATCAGTATTAG
- a CDS encoding methyltransferase, which translates to MYEKTYPNKRFKLTLQFLKQHVNLSESILDLGVKNPFSEIMIAEGYSVENSTGEDLDDNQSAIEISNAEVVTAFEIFEHLLSPYEVLKSIKADKIIISVPLKLWFASAYRSKTDMRDRHYHEFEDWQLDWLLEKTGWVIKDRKKWTNPVNKIGIRPILRRFTPRYYIVYAEKASNSNS; encoded by the coding sequence ATGTACGAAAAAACATATCCAAACAAACGCTTTAAACTTACACTTCAATTCTTAAAACAACACGTTAATCTATCAGAATCCATTTTAGACTTAGGCGTAAAAAATCCTTTTTCTGAAATTATGATTGCCGAAGGGTATTCGGTTGAAAATAGCACAGGTGAAGATTTAGACGACAATCAATCAGCAATTGAGATTTCCAATGCTGAAGTTGTAACTGCTTTTGAAATTTTTGAACATTTATTATCGCCTTATGAAGTTTTGAAATCCATAAAAGCAGATAAAATTATCATTAGCGTACCTTTAAAATTATGGTTTGCTTCAGCTTATAGAAGTAAAACCGATATGCGAGATAGACATTACCACGAATTTGAAGATTGGCAACTGGATTGGCTATTAGAAAAAACTGGTTGGGTAATTAAAGACCGAAAAAAATGGACAAATCCTGTCAATAAAATAGGCATTAGACCTATCTTGAGACGTTTCACGCCTCGCTACTATATAGTTTATGCTGAAAAAGCATCAAATTCCAATTCTTAA
- a CDS encoding glycosyltransferase family 2 protein — MDIYIIIPAHNEADYIGKTLESLVAQTVLPKQIVVVNDNSSDNTQSIVEEFASNYPWISLVNSESSDTHLPGSKIIQAFNKGLESLDGNYDIICKFDADLIFPKNYLEQIAYHFKTNLKLGMASGFCYIEKNGQWTLENLTNKDHIRGALKAYRKDCFNQIGQLKPSMGWDTVDELLAKYHGWEILTDETLHVKHLKPTGQSYNKASKYLQGEAMFKMRYGFWITLISAMKLAYKKGSFQFFRDYMSGYFKAKSNEKEFLVSKDEGEFIRNLRWKGIMKKLQK; from the coding sequence ATGGACATTTACATTATTATTCCAGCACACAACGAAGCAGATTACATCGGTAAAACTTTGGAATCTTTGGTTGCTCAAACGGTATTACCAAAACAGATTGTTGTTGTTAATGATAATTCTAGCGATAACACCCAAAGCATTGTTGAAGAATTCGCATCAAACTATCCATGGATTTCTTTAGTAAATTCCGAATCTTCCGACACCCATTTACCTGGTTCAAAAATTATTCAAGCATTTAATAAAGGTTTAGAATCGCTAGATGGCAACTATGATATTATCTGTAAATTTGATGCCGATCTTATTTTTCCCAAAAATTATTTAGAGCAAATAGCTTATCATTTTAAAACAAACCTTAAGCTTGGTATGGCTTCTGGATTTTGCTATATTGAAAAAAACGGACAATGGACTTTAGAAAACCTAACCAACAAAGATCATATAAGAGGCGCGCTAAAAGCGTATAGAAAAGATTGTTTTAATCAAATAGGACAATTAAAACCGTCCATGGGATGGGACACCGTTGACGAGTTATTAGCAAAATATCATGGCTGGGAAATTTTAACTGATGAAACGCTTCATGTAAAACATTTAAAACCAACAGGCCAATCGTACAATAAAGCTTCTAAGTATTTACAAGGAGAAGCGATGTTTAAAATGCGTTATGGCTTTTGGATTACGTTGATTTCCGCGATGAAATTGGCTTATAAAAAGGGCAGTTTCCAGTTCTTTAGAGATTATATGTCTGGTTATTTTAAAGCTAAATCCAATGAAAAAGAGTTTTTGGTTTCTAAAGATGAAGGAGAGTTTATTCGGAATTTGCGTTGGAAAGGTATAATGAAAAAATTACAGAAATAA
- a CDS encoding DNA/RNA non-specific endonuclease, protein MKRKPIFTIIAIILVIGIYSYDHFLNMEEKAEIVKEGKAIKENTNAYYLPKSTTNQIIHHQNYSLSYSEPHEQAEWVAYELKASHLSSTNHKRPYFEIDDAVKTGAAHWRNYKKSGYDKGHLCPAGDRRFTKEAHDETFLTSNITPQDHRFNAGVWNRLEQKVRYWAKKNDGVFVVTGGVLSANLKSIGDEAVSVPNQFYKVILDNTNGKIKMLGFLMEHKDSDLPLYKFVVSVDSIETLTGIDFFPKLDDSIEDQLEGSSSYKSWSF, encoded by the coding sequence TTGAAGCGAAAACCAATTTTCACAATTATCGCCATCATCTTAGTCATTGGTATTTACAGTTACGACCATTTTCTGAACATGGAAGAAAAGGCTGAAATTGTAAAGGAAGGTAAGGCCATAAAAGAAAATACCAACGCCTATTATTTGCCCAAAAGCACTACGAATCAAATTATACACCACCAAAATTACTCTCTCTCATATAGCGAACCTCACGAACAAGCTGAATGGGTGGCTTACGAATTAAAAGCATCTCATCTAAGTTCTACGAATCACAAAAGGCCCTATTTTGAGATCGATGATGCTGTAAAAACTGGAGCAGCTCACTGGCGAAACTATAAAAAATCGGGTTACGATAAAGGACATCTGTGTCCTGCTGGTGATAGACGATTTACCAAAGAAGCCCATGACGAAACTTTTTTAACCAGTAATATTACGCCTCAGGATCACAGGTTTAATGCTGGAGTCTGGAACCGACTAGAGCAAAAAGTAAGATATTGGGCAAAAAAGAATGATGGAGTATTTGTAGTTACTGGTGGTGTTTTGTCAGCTAATTTGAAATCTATTGGCGACGAAGCTGTTTCGGTGCCCAATCAATTTTATAAAGTTATTTTGGATAATACTAATGGTAAAATTAAGATGTTGGGGTTTTTAATGGAACACAAAGATTCGGATTTGCCATTATATAAATTTGTGGTTTCGGTGGATTCTATTGAAACTTTAACAGGAATTGATTTCTTTCCAAAATTGGATGATAGCATTGAAGATCAGTTGGAAGGGTCTAGCAGTTATAAGAGTTGGAGTTTTTAA
- the pafA gene encoding alkaline phosphatase PafA, with translation MKNIFTLIAILFLFCSCGSQNTSRPTTEKNTSIVSNAKPKLVVGIVVDQMRYDYLTRFDSKFGDGGFKRMMREGFNCKNNHFNYVPTYTGPGHTSIYTGTTPKYHGIIGNNFYDKEKKEMVYCAGDENVESVGTTDKAGKMSPHRMQTTTFGDENRLFTQMQGKTIGISLKDRGAILPAGHTANAAYWFHGMDEGLWISSTFYMNDLPQWVKDFNATEKAESYLKEWNTLYDISTYTESGTDENTFEGGFRGKEKATFPYDLKALSKGNRGFDILKATPYGNSLTADFAMEAIKAENLGEDEITDVLAVSFSATDYVGHNFGVNSKEIEDTYIRLDKDLERFFQYLDATVGKGEYTVFLTADHGAVDVPSYLTSVKVPSGYVDRNDRKEKFNAFLKTTYGSEGIVENISNDQIFLDRDKVKDLGLNLIDVQNTIAMEQLGYKNVYKVYTATTMSTSGFSTGLEELLQNGFNQKRSGDVILVNDPSFIPYGRTGSTHGSGQNYDTHVPLLFFGKGIKHGETFEKTVIPDIAPTISALLGISFPNSATGQPLEFVID, from the coding sequence ATGAAAAATATCTTCACTTTAATAGCAATTTTGTTTTTGTTTTGCTCTTGTGGCTCCCAAAATACCTCACGCCCTACCACAGAAAAAAATACCTCAATAGTGTCCAATGCTAAACCAAAATTAGTGGTTGGAATAGTGGTAGATCAAATGCGCTACGATTATTTAACACGATTCGACTCCAAGTTTGGAGATGGCGGTTTTAAACGTATGATGCGTGAAGGCTTTAACTGCAAAAACAACCATTTTAATTATGTGCCAACTTATACCGGACCTGGTCATACGTCTATTTATACGGGTACAACCCCAAAATATCATGGGATTATAGGCAATAATTTTTATGATAAAGAGAAAAAGGAAATGGTGTATTGTGCTGGTGATGAGAATGTAGAATCGGTTGGAACAACGGATAAAGCAGGCAAAATGTCGCCACATAGAATGCAAACCACAACCTTTGGTGATGAGAACAGATTGTTTACGCAAATGCAAGGTAAAACCATTGGGATTTCTTTAAAAGACAGAGGCGCCATTTTACCGGCTGGACATACGGCAAATGCTGCCTATTGGTTTCATGGCATGGATGAAGGGTTATGGATTTCGAGTACATTTTATATGAATGATTTGCCACAATGGGTAAAAGATTTTAATGCTACTGAGAAAGCAGAATCTTATTTAAAAGAGTGGAATACACTTTATGATATTTCCACTTATACAGAAAGTGGAACAGATGAAAACACGTTTGAAGGCGGTTTTAGAGGTAAGGAAAAAGCTACATTTCCTTATGATTTAAAGGCGTTGAGCAAAGGCAACCGTGGATTTGATATTTTAAAAGCGACACCTTATGGTAACAGCTTAACCGCAGATTTTGCTATGGAAGCCATTAAAGCAGAAAATCTGGGCGAAGATGAAATTACGGATGTGCTGGCAGTAAGTTTTTCAGCGACCGATTATGTAGGTCATAATTTTGGCGTAAATTCTAAAGAGATTGAAGATACCTACATTCGTTTAGATAAAGACTTGGAGCGTTTCTTTCAATATTTAGATGCCACAGTTGGGAAAGGAGAATATACGGTTTTCTTAACCGCAGATCATGGTGCAGTAGATGTGCCTTCTTATTTAACTTCGGTTAAAGTACCTTCTGGTTATGTGGATAGGAACGACAGAAAAGAAAAATTTAATGCGTTTTTAAAAACGACTTATGGCTCGGAAGGTATTGTTGAGAATATTAGCAACGACCAGATTTTTTTGGATAGGGACAAAGTGAAAGATTTAGGATTAAATCTTATTGATGTTCAGAATACCATTGCGATGGAGCAATTGGGTTACAAAAATGTTTATAAAGTTTATACCGCAACAACTATGAGTACTAGTGGTTTTTCTACAGGGTTAGAGGAGTTGTTACAAAACGGTTTTAACCAAAAACGTTCAGGTGATGTTATTTTGGTCAATGACCCTTCGTTTATTCCATATGGCAGAACAGGTTCTACACACGGAAGCGGACAAAATTACGATACACATGTGCCATTATTGTTCTTTGGAAAAGGTATCAAACATGGTGAAACGTTTGAAAAAACGGTAATTCCAGATATTGCGCCAACTATTTCTGCGCTTTTAGGGATAAGTTTTCCTAATTCTGCTACTGGTCAGCCGTTGGAATTTGTCATTGATTAA
- a CDS encoding MlaE family ABC transporter permease, translating into MKRPSTYLFNIGTYFIMIKDIFRRPTKWSVMKPLILKDIDDLIIGSLGIVAFISFFVGGVVAIQTSLNMTSPIMPKYLVGFATRQSIILEFAPTFISIIMAGKVGSFITSSIGTMRVTEQIDALEVMGINGINYLVFPKFIALSLYPFVISIAMFLGVLGGLAASVYGGYVSVEDFIEGVKTDFIPFHFIYAFAKTFVFAFLLATIPSYYGYFMKGGALEVGKASTTSFVWTSVMIILTNFLLTSLLLG; encoded by the coding sequence ATGAAAAGACCCAGCACTTACCTATTTAATATAGGTACTTATTTTATAATGATTAAGGATATTTTTCGCAGACCTACTAAATGGTCAGTGATGAAACCTCTAATTCTAAAAGATATCGACGATCTTATTATTGGTTCATTAGGTATCGTTGCCTTTATATCATTTTTTGTTGGAGGCGTTGTTGCCATTCAAACCTCGTTAAATATGACGAGCCCAATTATGCCAAAATATTTGGTTGGATTTGCAACCAGACAATCCATAATCTTAGAATTTGCACCAACATTTATTTCTATTATCATGGCTGGTAAAGTAGGTTCTTTTATAACGTCAAGTATTGGGACGATGCGAGTTACAGAACAAATTGACGCGCTGGAAGTTATGGGCATCAATGGAATAAACTATCTTGTTTTTCCTAAGTTTATTGCGTTGTCGCTTTATCCTTTTGTGATTTCCATTGCCATGTTTTTAGGCGTTTTGGGCGGTCTAGCAGCTTCGGTTTATGGCGGCTATGTTAGTGTTGAAGATTTTATTGAGGGTGTGAAAACCGACTTTATCCCTTTTCACTTTATTTATGCTTTTGCAAAAACATTTGTATTCGCTTTTTTATTAGCAACCATTCCGTCGTATTATGGTTATTTTATGAAAGGTGGCGCTCTGGAAGTCGGTAAGGCAAGTACCACATCATTCGTTTGGACCAGTGTTATGATCATATTGACCAATTTTTTACTAACCAGTTTATTACTCGGCTAA
- a CDS encoding ABC transporter ATP-binding protein, translating to MIEVKDLHKSFGDAHILKGITTSFDKGKTNLVIGQSGSGKTVFLKCLLGLFEYEEGSISYEGRNFSKLSRDEKTDLRAEMGMVFQGSALFDSMTIAENVMFPLRMFTKQSKSEMEDRVNEVLKRVNLDNANNKMPSEASGGMQKRVAIARAIVNRPKFLFCDEPNSGLDPKTAIVIDNLIQEITDEFNITTVINTHDMNSVMEIGEKIVFLKDGLLAWEGSKETIFKTENEAVTNFVYSSELFRKVRKMYLEEDQ from the coding sequence ATGATAGAGGTTAAGGATTTACATAAATCGTTTGGAGATGCTCATATTCTAAAAGGCATCACGACTTCATTCGACAAAGGAAAAACCAACTTAGTCATTGGACAAAGTGGTTCGGGTAAAACGGTGTTCTTAAAATGTCTGTTGGGTTTATTTGAATATGAAGAAGGCTCTATTTCTTATGAAGGTAGAAATTTCAGTAAATTATCTCGAGATGAAAAAACCGACTTACGAGCCGAAATGGGGATGGTTTTTCAAGGCAGTGCCCTTTTTGACTCTATGACCATTGCCGAAAACGTCATGTTTCCTTTACGCATGTTTACCAAACAGAGTAAGAGCGAAATGGAAGATAGGGTTAACGAAGTTTTAAAACGGGTCAATTTAGACAATGCAAATAACAAAATGCCAAGTGAAGCCTCAGGAGGAATGCAAAAGCGAGTGGCAATTGCAAGGGCAATTGTAAACAGACCAAAATTTTTATTTTGTGATGAACCCAACTCTGGGTTAGATCCGAAAACAGCAATAGTTATTGATAATTTAATTCAAGAAATTACGGATGAATTTAATATCACTACAGTAATCAATACGCACGATATGAACTCTGTAATGGAAATAGGGGAAAAAATCGTTTTTCTTAAAGATGGTTTATTGGCGTGGGAAGGTTCTAAAGAAACTATCTTTAAAACAGAAAACGAAGCCGTTACCAACTTCGTTTATTCATCTGAATTATTTAGAAAAGTACGTAAAATGTACTTAGAAGAAGACCAATAA
- a CDS encoding DUF389 domain-containing protein, whose protein sequence is MSDENKFNFSEEENSQITNEMNKEAAVEEKKEAVKKDAQGLFVSIKTFLSELLDFREDTDRDATITAIKADIPFKGATAWILVCSIFVASIGLNANSTAVVIGAMLISPLMGPILGVGLSIAINDIDTLRKSLINLVTMIVLSLLTAFLFFWLFPLSEETSELLGRTRPDIRDVLIAFFGGLALIIARTKRGTIASVIFGVAIATALMPPLCTAGYGLAEGNWAYFGGAMYLFTINTIFIALATFLVLKILRFPMLKYANSAKRKRISRIATIVAVIVMIPAIWTFLTVLQESKYEMDFKNYVENEIDTNPNLWLQRKDINKDTKKISFYFNGDVSDEMISDLQNEKKNYENLQDFELVINANKTRSADRLTESLDRAYADLDRKDNVIDGLQNQIAELETNISNLNKVIESKNTNENAVSFSSLSRDAKVRFSDLEYFGYAKMLESKDFINIDTVAVANVRWKVKLSDSLVLIKERDLQKWLKNELKVDTVFIKRN, encoded by the coding sequence ATGAGCGACGAAAATAAATTTAACTTTTCTGAGGAAGAGAACTCGCAGATCACCAACGAGATGAACAAGGAGGCGGCTGTTGAAGAAAAAAAAGAAGCCGTAAAGAAAGATGCTCAAGGCTTGTTTGTAAGCATAAAAACGTTTTTAAGTGAGCTGCTCGATTTTAGGGAAGATACAGATAGAGACGCCACGATTACAGCTATAAAAGCAGATATTCCGTTTAAGGGCGCAACCGCATGGATTTTGGTCTGTTCCATTTTTGTAGCTTCTATTGGTCTTAATGCCAATTCTACCGCAGTAGTGATCGGTGCCATGTTAATTTCGCCTTTAATGGGGCCGATTTTAGGAGTTGGTTTGTCAATAGCTATCAATGATATTGATACGTTACGGAAGTCTCTCATCAACTTAGTGACCATGATTGTCTTAAGTTTACTGACGGCATTCTTATTCTTTTGGCTATTTCCGCTAAGTGAAGAAACCTCAGAACTTTTAGGAAGGACTAGACCAGACATTAGAGATGTTTTAATTGCCTTCTTTGGTGGTTTAGCTTTAATTATAGCACGAACAAAAAGAGGAACAATAGCCTCGGTTATTTTTGGGGTTGCCATTGCGACAGCGTTAATGCCACCGCTCTGTACAGCAGGATATGGTTTGGCTGAAGGGAATTGGGCTTATTTTGGTGGAGCAATGTACTTGTTTACCATTAATACCATATTTATAGCCTTGGCGACATTCTTGGTCTTGAAAATCTTGCGTTTTCCAATGCTTAAATACGCCAATTCTGCAAAGCGTAAACGTATTTCCAGGATAGCTACGATTGTTGCTGTTATAGTAATGATTCCTGCAATTTGGACGTTTTTAACTGTGTTGCAAGAAAGCAAGTACGAAATGGATTTCAAAAATTATGTTGAAAATGAAATTGATACTAATCCTAATTTGTGGTTGCAACGAAAAGACATAAATAAAGACACGAAGAAAATCAGCTTTTACTTTAATGGTGACGTCAGTGATGAAATGATTTCCGATTTACAGAATGAGAAAAAAAATTATGAAAACCTTCAAGACTTTGAACTGGTGATCAATGCCAACAAAACTAGAAGTGCTGATCGTTTAACGGAGTCTTTGGATAGAGCTTATGCTGATTTAGATCGCAAGGATAATGTTATCGATGGTCTTCAAAATCAAATCGCAGAATTAGAAACCAATATCTCTAATCTCAATAAGGTAATTGAGTCTAAAAACACCAATGAGAACGCGGTATCGTTTAGTTCACTATCAAGAGACGCCAAGGTGAGATTCAGTGATCTAGAGTATTTTGGATACGCAAAAATGTTAGAGTCCAAGGATTTTATCAATATAGATACAGTAGCAGTTGCTAATGTAAGATGGAAGGTTAAACTTTCAGACAGTCTTGTATTAATTAAGGAACGGGATCTACAAAAATGGTTAAAAAATGAACTAAAAGTAGATACGGTATTTATTAAACGAAATTAA